GTAAGCTGAAGTTCTGCTTcactaaaacacaaaactgctgtttgcttttttcttcaaacctcattttttgtgtgttcttgtTCCAGCTTCCTTCACACCAGCTCTTCCCACCAGGACATCTGAAGAACCTACAAATGAAGAGCTGGTTCAGGCAGCAGTTCACACTGAGGAGTGTAAGTAACTGAACTTTTATCCATCTCACATTTTTATAATAACAGAAAGACTTGCATTCATGttctctgctgtttttattctttctttcttatattTTGATGCAAACACAGAAGAGGGGAAAGCAGATGAAGGTTTGTGTTTCATTAAATACTCGGTGGGTTTCCTCTCTGCTCACtaactgagctgctgccattcAGCTTTGACATCACAGCTAATCAGAGCACCCTCAGATAATTAATCTCATTATTTAAACACGTGGCTTCTCCTCCACCTTCCTGCATTCCTCCATCAACAAGTACAGTCCTCCACCTTCATCTGAACACTTTCCACTCCGTCCTCCCCTGGCCCCTgtgtctctctgctctcctgCTTCTACTCTGTCTTTACTTTAAAAATCAAACTCTTCGTGAACTAAATCatctgtttctctttcattcAGCAGCCTCTGACGTACAGGCACCTCGCTCACAGCACCTGCATCCACCTCCTACCACTTCATCACAGGAGGAGCCAACAGATGAGGAGCTGCTGGAGGCCTCACAGGAGCTGGATCCAAGTGTGGACACAAcagctcctgctgctcctccccATGAGGCTCCCCCTCCATCTCTGGCCGCTCCCCCTCCATCTCTGGTGATGCGATGTTATCGGGGTGGAGTACCTGTACCAGCAAACAGGCGTCGTGCTTGAGGATGTCAGCCTGGACCCTGACACTCCGGATGAGGCTGCTGCCGTTGACACCCTCATGGAGGTGGATGAGGGGATCGAGGAGGACGTCGGGGAccccaccatctttaaaccTGATCCACCCCCGACCACCAGCAcagtggcagcagctcagtcagCTGATCCAGCTGAAGCACCCAAGTCTGAGCCATCTACTCCAGCTGCCCCCCATCAACATGCCCCTCCTGAGGCCCCTGAGGTCCAGGCTCCTGCTCCTCAGCACTCCTCAGACTCTAAGGTAACACTCTGTGCTACACACATTGCTAATGAGGATGTCACTGTGGAAACTGTCCTATTTTATGCTGCtttcctcttcaccctccttTTGTGTCTTATATTACTCTCAGGATGAGGTCCATGGTCCTGAAGGTCAGCCCGGGTATCAGAGGTATAAGAACTGACATTAAACTATTTTGTCTCTATGTTAAAGTTTATCGTAGGATGCAGATCAGGAGTCTAAAGGCAGCTTATGTTGATTTTTCAGGTTCTGCAGACGCCAGAAATCCTGCGAGAGGGCTGTGCAGGAGCAGGGACTTGGAATGGTTCctgctccagctgctgctgaccaGCCTCTCCCAGCAGCTAAAGGGCTGTCCTTGGAGCAGGTGGGACAAGGACAGCCCTTTACTTCCGGCATCCCAGAGGAACAGCCTGGACCCTCCAGCAGGGGACTGCCACCTCCACCAGACCAGCCTCGACCCGTCACTGTCATTCTTCTATCTCTGCTGAGACCTCTGCTGCCCACCTCAGGCTCTGCCGCTCCCCCGGCTCCTCTTCTTGGACCACCGGGTGTTCCCTGCACTACCGCCTACAGGAAGAGGAAGGTGGTGGAGgcttctcctgctgctgctgctgggcagGGTCCCCCCCAAGGACAGAAAGCCCGCTGGCTGTACGCCTGCAGCAAGTGTGGCCAGCCTAGAAGGCTCGACACTGGCCACACTCGCATTGCAGGTGTGTCCTACTGTGCGGCTGTCGGTGGGAAGACTGTGGAGGAGTGGAAGGAGGACATGAAACGGTGTGACCCCCCAAAGCCGTGAACatgttcattttgttctgtattcAAGTTATTTTactaatgttttcttttaattaaagatGCATCTTCGTTGACACTTCTTTCCTTCATTGTTCTGCATGGAAAAACAACCTGACAAGGTCaacaggtcaaacagttcataTACACTTTATTTACAACACACCTGCTTTCATAGCAGTTTCTGAGAGGTGATTTCAGCTCCTGAACACTGAATTACAGTTATTCACAGTTACATCATGGACttcgaagaagaagaaacagcctttattgtcccacagaggggaaatttgggagTTCATTTcaagaaccaaaaaaaataaataaaaaaaagtcagtatCCTGCCTTAACCACACATTTTAGTTCTTCACTCACACCGAGTGTCAAACTGAGTCATGttgaagcagaaagaaaaaatctgCAGAGCGACATCAGAGGTGTTGCGGACAgacaaaagcacacacagtgCTACGTCCCtactttaacacattttaatacacAGCGTGGAGCTAAAAATacgttttcataatattttGGCCTTTAAGGCTCCTAAAGGAGGCCTTGCGATCTCCATCTATTAGCAGGTAACAAGTTACTGCAGCAGCAGTAGTGCAGAAAGTGAGGATGCTCTGATGCAGGATCTGTGTGAGGACAGCCATCTCATTCAGTCTGAAGTGCTCTCTCCGTTTATTGTTCGCAGCCTACAAACTccagatagatactttattgatcccgcgAGGGAAATTATTGAGTTACAGCAGCAAGAACATAGTACAATCTACACTAAACAGACACAGTTGCAAAAAGATGTAATAcagaagtgtgtctgtgtggattctcagtcatccaggtcatagtagtctctggagcttgaaaaaaggcgactggggATCTTGACTGGTGTGACtggtgtgttcacctgtcacaaAGGTGTTGTAAAAGGACATTCTTTAACAGCAGCGGGGTTTATCTTCCTGGACTCTTTTCTGTCCTCCTGCTGGAGTGAAGGATGAGAGTCCATCTGGTCCCGGCGCAGGACCGAAGCAGCATCCAAACCGGCCTGCTGTTCAGAAGCCAACAGGgacacttttatttattgtaaccTCGTTACTGTTTATCCTCTGTGCAATACCTTTGCTGATGCTACACTCAATTTTCCCGtcgtgggactaataaagggatttcttacCTTCCTTCTCAAactataaattatatataatttcaTATATAATAGTGatagaacaaaatgaaaatattaaaatctaaGTAAAGAAAAGTAACAGACTGACAATGTGCAGGAGAGTAGTGCAAATTGCATTAATAAACATATGTACGTTATGAACCTGAAAGACAGTTGCACAAAGATATCGTACGGTTTGATAAACTCCGTTCTTTAACAGCAGCGGGGCTtatctttccttcttttcccaCGCTAACTTTGGCTGACATCCTTGTGCCGAGCTGGGATCGAACCGACGACCTTCTGCTTCTCAGCAAACCCATGGCGCAGGaccccccctctccccctctCCCCACAGAGAAGAACGGACAGCAGCttcactgctagaattaagacattgttctcacaattctgaacatgatctttgaatactggctttgcacttagaattctcagtgtgttggtagacatcttcctttgttgtgacaattcttagaattcttagaagcttagaaatgtcagtgtgttggtagaattcttcctttgttgtgacaattcttaatttgatctttctttaatactagcttcaatattagaattctcagtgcacttctagaattaagacattgttctcacaattctgaatatgatctttgaatactggctttgagcttagaattctcagtgtgttggtagaattcttcctttgttgtgataagttttagaattcttagaagcttagaattctcaatgtgttggtagaattcttcctctgttgtgacaattcttagaagcttagaattctcaatgtgttggtagaattcttcctttgttgtgacaattcttaatttgatctttctttaatagaatagaatagaatgcctttattgtcattatacaggatgtacaatgagattggatactagctttgatattagtattctcagtgcactgctagaattaagacattgttctcacaattctgaatatgatctttgaatactggctttgagcttagaattctcagtgtgttggtagaattcttcctttgttgtgacaattcttagaagtttagaattctcagtgagttggtagaattcttcctttgttgcgacaattgttaaaattctaagatgcttagaattctcaatgttttggtagaattctttctttgttgtgacaattcttaatttgatctttctttaatagaatagaatagaatgcctttattgtcattatacaggatgtacaatgagattggatactagctttgatattagtattctcagtgcactgctataattaagacattgttctcacaattctgaatatgatctttgaataatggttttgagcttagaattctcagtgtgttggtagaattcttccttgttgtgacaattcttagaagtttagaattctcagtgagttggtagaattctttctttgttgtgacaattattAAAATTCTAAGatgcttagaattctcaatgttttggtagaattcttcctttgttgtgacaattgttaaaTTCTAAgacgcttagaattctcaatgttttggtagaattctttctttgttgtgacaattcttaatttgatctttctttaatacgagttttgatattaaaaactctcagtacactgctagaattaagacattgttctcacattCTGAagatgatctttgaatactggctttgagcttagaattctcagtgtgttggtagaattcttcctttgttgcgacaatttttaaaattctaagatgcttagaattctcaatgttttggtagaattctttctttgttgtgacaattcttaatttgatctttctttaatagaatagaatagaatgcctttattgtcattatacaggatgtacaatgagattggatactagctttgatattagtattctcagtgcactgctataattaagacattgttctcacaattctgaatatgatctttgaataatggttttgagcttagaattctcagtgtgttggtagaattcttcctttgttgtgacaattcttagaagtttagaattctcagtgagttggtagaattctttctttgttgtgacaattattAAAATTCTAAGatgcttagaattctcaatgttttggtagaattcttcctttgttgtgacaattgttaaaattctaagacgcttagaattctcaatgttttggtagaattctttctttgttgtgacaattcttaatttgatctttctttaatacgagttttgatattaaaactctcagtacactgctagaattaagacattgttctcacaattctgaagatgatctttgaatactggctttgagcttagaattctcagtgtgttggtagaattcttcctttgttgtgacaattcttagaattcttagaagcttagaatctcaatgtgttggtagaattcttcctctgctgtgacaattcttagaagcttagaattatCAATGTGTTgggagaattcttcctttgttgtgacaattcttaattcgatctttctttaatactagctttgatattagaattctcagtgcactgctagaattaagacattgttctcacaattctgaatatgatctttgaatactggctttgagcttagaattctcagtgtgttggtagaattcttcttttgttgtgacaattcttagaagcttagaattctcaatgtgttggtagaattcttcctttgttgtgataattcttagaacTCTTGGAAGCttggaattctcaatgtgtttgtagaattcttcctttgctgtgagaattctcaatgtgttgatagaatttttcctttgttgtgacaattcttaatttgatctttctttaaaactagctttgatattagaactctcagtgcactgctagaattaagacattgttctcacaattctgaatatgatctttcaATACTGGCTTTGcacttagaattctcagtgtgttgtagacatcttcctttgttgtgacaattcttagaattcttagaagcttagaaatgtcagtgtgttggtagaattcttcctttgttgtgacaattcttaatttgatctttctttaatactagcttcaatattagaattctcagtgcacttctagaattaagacattgttctcacaattctgaatatgatctttgaatactggctttgagcttagaattctcagtgtgttggtagaattcttcctttgttgtgataattcttagaattcttagaagcttagaattctcaatgtgttggtagaattcttcctctgttgtgacaattcttagaagcttagaattctcaatgtgttggtagaattcttcctttgttgtgacaattcttaatttgatctttctttaatagaatagaatagaatgccttcattgtcattatacaggatgtacaatgagattggatactagctttgatattagtattctcagtgcactgctagaattaagacattgttctcacaattctgaatatgatctttgaatactggctttgggcttagaattctcagtgtgttggtagaattcttcctttgttgtgacaattcttagaagtttagaattctcagtgagttggtagaattctttctttgttgtgacaattattaaaattctaagacgcttagaattctcaatgttttggtagaattcttcctttgttgtgacaattgttaaaattctaagactcttagaattctcaatgttttggtagaattctttctttgttgtgacaattcttaatttgatctttctttaatacgagcttgatattaaaactctcagtacactgctagaattaagacattgttctcacaattctgaagatgatctttgaatactggctttgagcttagaattctcagtgtgttggtagaattcttcctttgttgtgacaattcttggaattcttagaagcttagaatctcaatgtgttggtagaattcttcctctgctgtgacaattcttagaagcttagaattctcaatgtgttgggagaattcttcctttgttgtgacaattcttaatttgatctttctttaatactagctttgatattaaaactctcagtacactgctagaattaagacattgttctcacatttctgaatatgatctttgaatactggctttgagcttagaattctcagtgtgttggtagaattcttcctttgttgtgacaattcttagaattcttagaagcatagaatctcaatgtgttggtagaattcttcctttgttgtgacaattcttagaagcttagaattcttaatgtgttgggagaattcttcctttgttgtgacacttattattttgatctttctttaatactagctttgatattagaattctcagtgcactgctagtattaagacattgttctcacaattctgaatatgatctttgaatactggctttgagcttagaattctcagtgtgttggtagaattcttcctttgttgtgacaattcttagaagcttagaattctcagtgtgttggtagaattcttcctttgttgtgacaattcttagaagcttagaattctcaatgtgttggtagaattcttcctctgttgtgacaattcttagaagcttagaattctaaatgtgttggtagaattcttcctttgttgtgacaattcttagaattcttagaagtttagaatgctcagtgtgttggtagaattcttcctttgttgtgacaattcttaatttgatctttctttaatagaatagaatagaatgcctttattgtcattatacaggacatACAATAAGATTggatactagctttgatattagtattctcagtgcactgccagaattaagacattgttctcacaattctgaatatgatctttgaagactggttttgagcttagaattctcagtgtgttggtagaattcttcctttgttgtgacaattgttaaaattctaagacgcttagaattctcaatgttttggtagaattcttcctttgttgtgacaattcttagaattcttagaagttttgaattctcagtgagttggtagaattcttcctttgttgtgacaattgttaaaattctaagatgcttagaattctcaatgttttggtagaattctttctttgttgtgacaattcttaatttgatctttctttaatacgagctttgatattaaaactctcagtacactgctagaattaagacattgttctcacaattctgaatatgatctttgaatactggctttgagcttagaattctcagtgtgttggtagaatgattcctttgttgtgacaattcttagaattcttagaagcatagaatctcaatgtgttggtagaattcttcctttgttgtaacaattcttaatttgatctttgtTTAATGCTAGCTTTTtatattagaactctcagtacactgctagaattaagacattgttctcacaattctgaatatgatctttgaatactggttTTGAGCTTAgagttctcagtgtgttggtagaattctttctttgttgtgataattcttagaattcttagaagctttgaattctcaatgtgtttgtagaattcttcctttgttgtgacaattcttagaatattcttagaagcttagaattctcaatgtgttggtagagttcttcctttgttgtgataattcttagaattcttagaattcttagaagcttagaattctaaatgtgtttgtagaattcttcctttgttgtgataattcttagaactcttagaagcttagaattctcaatgtgtttgtagaattcttcctttgctgggagaattctcaatgtgttgatagaatttttcctttgttgtgacaattcttaatttgatctttctttaaaactagctttgatattagaactctcagtgcactgctagaattaagacattgttctcacaattctggatatgatctttgaatactggctttgagcttagaattctcagtgtgttggtagaattcttcctttgttttgacaattcttagaagcttagaattctcaatgtgttggtagaatgcttcctttgttgtgacaattcttagaattcttggAAGCTTAgaatctcaatgtgttggtagaattcttcctttgttgtaacaattcttaatttgatctttctttaatactagctttttacattagaactctcagtgcactgctagaattaagacattgttctcacaaatctgaatatgatctttgaatactggctttgcgcttagaattctcaatgtgttggtagacttcttcctttgttgtgataagttttagaattcttagaagcttagaattctcaatgtgtttgtagaattctttctttgttgtgacaattcttaatttgatctttctttaatactagctttgatattaaaactctcagtgcactgctagaattaagacattgttctcacaattctgcatatgatctttgaatactggctttgagcttagaattctcagtgtgttggtagacatcttcctttgttgtgacaattcttagaattcttagaagcttagaattgtcagtgtgttggtagaattcttcctttgttgtgacaattgttaaaattctaagacgcttagaattctcaatgttttggtagaattcttcctttgttgtgccaattcttaatttgatctttctttaatactagcttcaatattagaattctcagtgcacttctagaattaagacattgttctcacaattctgaatatgatctttgaatactggctttgagcttagaattctcagtgtgttggtagaattcttcctttgttgtgacaattcttagaagcttagaattctcaatgtgttggtagaattcttcctttgtactgacaattcttagaatattcttagaagcttagaattctcaatgtgttggtagaattcttcctctgttgtgacaattcttagaagcttagaattctcaatgtgttgttagaattcttcctttgttgtgacaattcttagaattcttagaagtttagaatgctcagtgtgttggtagaattcttcctttgttgtgacaattcttaatttgatctttctttaattgaatagaatagaatgcctttattgtcattatacaggatgtacaataagATTGGATACTAGCTTTGAC
This sequence is a window from Archocentrus centrarchus isolate MPI-CPG fArcCen1 chromosome 9, fArcCen1, whole genome shotgun sequence. Protein-coding genes within it:
- the LOC115786217 gene encoding predicted GPI-anchored protein 58, coding for MEVDEGIEEDVGDPTIFKPDPPPTTSTVAAAQSADPAEAPKSEPSTPAAPHQHAPPEAPEVQAPAPQHSSDSKDEVHGPEGQPGYQRFCRRQKSCERAVQEQGLGMVPAPAAADQPLPAAKGLSLEQVGQGQPFTSGIPEEQPGPSSRGLPPPPDQPRPVTVILLSLLRPLLPTSGSAAPPAPLLGPPGVPCTTAYRKRKVVEASPAAAAGQGPPQGQKARWLYACSKCGQPRRLDTGHTRIAGVSYCAAVGGKTVEEWKEDMKRCDPPKP